The proteins below are encoded in one region of Pirellulales bacterium:
- a CDS encoding GTP-binding protein, whose amino-acid sequence MRRTDIRNIAIIAHVDHGKTTLVDAMLRQSGQFRSSQLQGECILDSNDLERERGITILAKNIALLYKDVKINLIDTPGHADFGGEVERVLRMADGALVLVDAAEGPMPQTRFVLSKALECRLQPIVIVNKVDRSDARALEVLDEVFNLFLELGADDKLADFPYLFGSGRGGYLSHDPEAREGDLLPLLDLILERVPGPEVDQNAPLQMLVTTLDWSDYVGRIAIGRLQAGKITKGQSVALMQALVAGPEADHHDS is encoded by the coding sequence ATGCGTCGCACCGATATTCGTAACATCGCCATTATTGCTCATGTTGATCATGGCAAAACCACGCTTGTGGATGCCATGCTCCGGCAGAGCGGGCAGTTCCGTTCCAGCCAATTGCAAGGTGAGTGCATTCTCGACAGCAACGATTTGGAGCGCGAGCGCGGCATCACTATTTTGGCCAAGAACATCGCCCTGCTGTACAAAGATGTGAAGATTAACTTGATCGACACACCCGGCCACGCCGATTTCGGCGGCGAAGTGGAGCGCGTGCTGCGCATGGCCGACGGAGCGCTGGTGCTGGTTGATGCCGCGGAAGGACCAATGCCGCAAACGCGCTTCGTGCTCAGCAAGGCGCTGGAGTGCCGGCTGCAGCCGATTGTGATTGTGAACAAGGTCGATCGCAGCGACGCGCGGGCGCTGGAAGTGCTGGACGAAGTGTTCAATTTGTTTCTGGAATTGGGGGCCGACGACAAGCTGGCCGACTTTCCGTATTTGTTCGGCAGCGGCCGCGGCGGGTATTTATCGCACGATCCGGAAGCGCGCGAGGGCGATTTGCTGCCGCTGTTAGATTTAATTCTGGAGCGCGTACCAGGGCCGGAAGTCGATCAAAACGCTCCGTTGCAAATGTTGGTCACCACGCTCGATTGGTCCGATTACGTGGGACGCATTGCCATCGGACGACTTCAGGCCGGCAAAATCACGAAGGGGCAAAGCGTGGCGCTGATGCAAGCGCTGGTGGCCGGCCCGGAAGCTGATCATCATGATTCGGA
- a CDS encoding HTTM domain-containing protein: protein MLPDRSTLRWWLALGAGLVLLPCAYFFLVEPLLIAGHAQRGPVWLNHLLASSKDLPIAAILQAGRLYFSRSLFLFCAMLGAAAAWHSRQTVRKRWAVFLFEPDSPINLAVFRIALFAALFFVVSPNLTYLFASFPAELKKVPSLTGVFLRWLPFDPDVATVAAYGLKAVCLLGMLGVASRMNALLAVVLGYYVLGIQQSFGKVNHIHHLIWFAMVLAASRCGDALSVDAWIGRRQESWSRRLAGPAASAVYGVPLRVVWLLFGVIYFFPGFWKFWNCGFAWGLPENMRLEMYAKWSYFGDWKPLLRIDQYPLLLILGGLGTMLFEMGFVFLIFQRPTRYLAAAAGMMFHTMTNLVMTISFWPLQVLYVCFLPWDRISKRLLPSSQQEPTARAALPRDLVWTCAGLLAVNIALGATHQEHAWPFACYPTFASLMNPETTTAELDRLDLQGHEQPMDMNVIFTSIPEPIWEAMIGKVLDNNVPPEKVQALGRVLDRILKDQPGPLRLYTVRKSILPDQTEKPPLEKKLVYEFPLQSDVKLGSVPASQTHR from the coding sequence ATGCTCCCTGACAGATCAACGCTGCGCTGGTGGCTGGCGTTGGGCGCGGGGTTGGTTTTATTGCCGTGCGCCTATTTTTTTCTGGTCGAACCGCTATTGATTGCGGGGCACGCTCAACGTGGTCCCGTGTGGTTAAATCATCTGCTGGCTAGCAGCAAGGATCTGCCCATCGCTGCCATTCTCCAGGCAGGCCGGCTCTATTTTTCCCGCAGCTTGTTTTTGTTTTGCGCAATGCTGGGCGCTGCGGCAGCGTGGCATTCCCGGCAAACCGTGCGGAAACGCTGGGCCGTGTTTCTGTTTGAACCCGATTCGCCTATCAATTTGGCAGTCTTTCGCATCGCGCTATTTGCGGCACTTTTTTTTGTTGTGTCGCCGAATTTGACATATTTGTTCGCGTCGTTTCCGGCGGAATTGAAAAAAGTCCCCAGTCTGACAGGCGTGTTCCTTCGCTGGCTCCCCTTTGACCCGGATGTGGCCACTGTCGCGGCATACGGATTAAAGGCCGTGTGCTTGTTGGGCATGTTGGGAGTGGCAAGCCGCATGAATGCGTTGTTGGCGGTGGTGTTGGGCTATTACGTGCTCGGCATTCAGCAGTCGTTTGGCAAGGTAAACCATATTCATCATTTGATATGGTTCGCCATGGTGCTGGCCGCCAGCCGCTGCGGCGATGCTTTATCCGTGGATGCCTGGATTGGCCGAAGGCAGGAAAGTTGGAGCCGGCGACTGGCAGGACCGGCGGCGTCGGCGGTTTACGGCGTCCCGCTGCGCGTGGTCTGGCTGTTGTTTGGAGTCATTTATTTTTTTCCTGGCTTCTGGAAGTTTTGGAATTGCGGTTTCGCGTGGGGCCTACCCGAAAATATGCGCTTGGAAATGTACGCGAAGTGGTCGTACTTTGGCGATTGGAAACCGCTGCTGCGAATCGACCAATATCCGCTGCTTTTGATCCTGGGCGGATTGGGAACAATGCTGTTTGAAATGGGATTTGTTTTCTTGATTTTCCAGCGCCCTACTCGTTACCTGGCCGCAGCGGCGGGCATGATGTTCCATACCATGACGAACTTGGTGATGACCATTTCGTTCTGGCCGTTGCAGGTTTTATATGTATGCTTCCTGCCTTGGGATCGCATTTCGAAACGCCTTCTGCCCAGCAGCCAGCAGGAGCCTACCGCTCGGGCTGCGCTTCCGCGGGATCTGGTTTGGACATGCGCCGGTCTACTTGCGGTGAACATTGCTTTGGGCGCTACCCACCAGGAACATGCGTGGCCGTTTGCGTGTTATCCCACGTTTGCGTCATTGATGAATCCAGAAACCACGACTGCGGAACTCGATCGTTTGGACTTGCAGGGGCACGAGCAGCCAATGGATATGAATGTGATTTTTACGTCGATTCCAGAACCCATCTGGGAAGCCATGATTGGAAAGGTGCTGGATAATAATGTGCCCCCCGAAAAAGTGCAGGCCCTAGGACGAGTTTTGGACCGCATTTTGAAGGATCAGCCTGGACCGCTTCGACTATACACCGTGCGGAAATCAATCTTGCCCGATCAAACGGAAAAACCGCCGCTGGAAAAAAAGTTGGTTTACGAGTTCCCATTGCAATCTGATGTGAAACTGGGTTCGGTTCCCGCGTCGCAAACACACCGCTAA
- a CDS encoding AarF/ABC1/UbiB kinase family protein: protein MRLSTIPQLYRHANRWGQILTVLSKYGLAGWIERLGPRFTHGILKDREGTALCSHNRETRIRLALSELGPTFIKLGQILSTRPDVVGVALADELSKLQDNTPADPYHSVVKTVETELGQPLAELFLDFEEVPLASASIGQVHRARLKNGDWVVAKVRHAGIEEIIRRDLDILTGLAHWAERVPELTNYRPRATVAEFQRVLRRELDFGREERNLQQFAHLFQDDLTVKIPRSYPELSTSRVLTMQYLEGVKLSHVEKVHEAGFDLEEIARRGADLYLTMIFTHGFYHADPHPGNLILMPGNIIGLLDFGMVGRIDDALREEVEEMLLAIGERDSSRLANVITQMGEVPRDLDQAALGYDLADFVAHYAHQSIDEINLSAALNEMTEIIRRYRIRLPARIAMLLKMLVMLEGTARLASPRFSLMEVLAPHQKQMAWRRISPLRRLRKLRRIYSELEHLAEVLPRKMLDIVDLFHAGKIDVHLDHRGLEPSVNRLVLGMLASALFLGSALLLSREVPPLIGPAWLFGAKGVSLFGAAGCVVALGLGLRLLRAINKSGHLDRRE, encoded by the coding sequence ATGCGCTTGAGCACCATTCCGCAACTCTATCGGCACGCCAACCGCTGGGGGCAAATTCTGACCGTGCTCAGCAAGTACGGGCTGGCAGGCTGGATAGAGCGGTTGGGCCCGCGATTCACGCACGGCATATTAAAAGATCGCGAAGGGACGGCACTATGCAGCCATAATCGCGAAACTCGCATCCGCCTGGCGCTCTCCGAGCTAGGCCCCACGTTTATCAAGCTTGGTCAAATTCTCAGTACGCGCCCCGACGTGGTCGGCGTGGCCTTGGCTGACGAGTTATCGAAACTGCAAGACAACACACCGGCCGATCCGTATCACAGCGTAGTGAAAACCGTAGAAACGGAACTAGGCCAGCCGTTGGCGGAATTGTTCCTTGACTTCGAAGAAGTGCCGCTGGCCAGCGCTTCCATTGGTCAAGTGCACCGCGCACGGCTAAAAAACGGCGATTGGGTGGTGGCCAAAGTGCGGCATGCGGGCATCGAAGAAATTATCCGCCGCGATTTGGATATTCTGACCGGGCTTGCACATTGGGCGGAGCGCGTGCCGGAACTTACCAACTATCGGCCCCGTGCTACCGTGGCGGAGTTCCAGCGTGTGCTAAGGCGCGAACTGGATTTTGGCCGCGAGGAACGCAATCTGCAGCAGTTTGCGCACCTGTTCCAGGACGATCTCACGGTGAAAATTCCCCGCTCCTATCCGGAGCTTTCCACTTCGCGCGTGCTGACCATGCAATACCTGGAAGGGGTGAAGCTCTCGCACGTCGAAAAAGTTCACGAAGCCGGCTTTGATCTCGAGGAAATCGCCCGTCGCGGCGCCGATTTGTACCTCACCATGATCTTCACCCACGGCTTTTATCACGCCGATCCGCATCCAGGGAATTTAATTTTGATGCCCGGCAATATCATCGGGCTGTTGGATTTCGGCATGGTGGGGCGTATCGACGACGCTTTGCGCGAGGAAGTGGAAGAGATGCTGCTGGCGATCGGCGAGCGCGATTCCAGCCGGTTGGCAAATGTGATTACCCAAATGGGCGAAGTCCCGCGCGATTTGGATCAGGCTGCCCTGGGATACGATTTAGCCGATTTCGTCGCGCATTACGCGCATCAATCGATCGACGAAATCAATCTCAGCGCGGCGCTGAACGAAATGACCGAAATCATCCGCCGCTACCGTATCAGGCTGCCGGCGCGGATAGCCATGCTCTTGAAAATGCTGGTCATGCTGGAAGGCACGGCCCGCCTGGCCAGCCCGCGCTTCAGCCTGATGGAAGTGCTCGCGCCGCATCAAAAGCAAATGGCCTGGCGACGCATTTCTCCCCTGCGGCGGCTGCGGAAGCTGCGCCGCATTTACAGCGAACTGGAACACTTAGCAGAAGTGTTGCCACGCAAAATGTTGGACATCGTCGATCTGTTTCATGCCGGAAAGATCGACGTGCATTTAGATCACCGCGGCCTGGAGCCGTCGGTCAATCGGCTGGTGCTGGGCATGCTGGCCAGCGCGCTATTTCTCGGCTCGGCGTTGCTGCTCAGCCGTGAAGTGCCGCCGCTCATCGGTCCCGCCTGGTTGTTTGGCGCCAAAGGCGTGTCGCTCTTCGGCGCCGCCGGCTGCGTCGTGGCATTAGGCTTAGGCCTGCGCTTGCTGCGCGCCATCAACAAATCGGGCCATTTAGATCGGCGAGAATGA
- a CDS encoding SgcJ/EcaC family oxidoreductase — translation MLIVGALVIARFDSGSNIKACAADTTDKTSSVMQANTDTDEKAFRATADEFVKAFNAGDAKTIGAQWSADAAYTDESGQVFHGRDAIQKEYAQLFKDHPGAKVTLFIDSFRFFGPDTAIEKGIAKVTLPGEKTSTAAQYNVVHARRDGKWTMVAGHDVPYISELDGDHLKDLEWLIGQWKPEAQDAGSVMKFEWMGGRNFIKNTYRSEKQGEATLTGGQIIGWNPKLAQIVSWHFEPQGGFGEDSWTKDGNKWTVDATGTMPEGSDATAVNIYTKVDDNHFTWQSTNRTLDGVHLPDAAPIKMVRIPTQK, via the coding sequence ATGTTGATCGTTGGCGCTTTAGTGATTGCAAGATTCGACAGCGGGTCGAACATTAAAGCGTGTGCTGCTGACACAACCGACAAAACATCGTCGGTGATGCAGGCCAATACGGACACGGACGAGAAAGCATTCCGTGCCACGGCCGACGAGTTCGTCAAAGCATTCAATGCGGGTGATGCGAAAACGATCGGCGCGCAGTGGTCTGCGGATGCTGCGTATACCGATGAATCCGGCCAAGTTTTTCACGGTCGTGATGCCATTCAGAAAGAGTACGCACAACTATTCAAAGACCACCCTGGCGCGAAGGTCACGCTGTTTATCGATTCCTTTCGCTTTTTCGGCCCCGATACCGCCATCGAAAAAGGAATCGCCAAAGTCACGCTACCGGGCGAGAAAACAAGCACCGCCGCCCAATATAACGTCGTTCATGCCCGACGCGACGGAAAGTGGACCATGGTAGCGGGCCACGATGTCCCTTACATCTCAGAATTAGACGGCGATCACTTGAAAGATTTGGAATGGTTGATCGGCCAGTGGAAGCCCGAGGCCCAGGACGCCGGTTCGGTTATGAAGTTCGAATGGATGGGGGGCCGGAACTTCATCAAGAACACTTACCGAAGCGAGAAACAGGGAGAAGCAACCCTGACCGGCGGCCAGATTATCGGGTGGAACCCAAAATTAGCGCAGATTGTTTCCTGGCACTTCGAGCCACAAGGGGGTTTCGGAGAAGACAGCTGGACCAAGGATGGAAACAAGTGGACGGTCGACGCTACTGGCACGATGCCTGAAGGCAGCGATGCCACGGCCGTGAACATCTACACTAAAGTTGATGACAATCATTTCACTTGGCAATCGACGAATCGAACGCTGGATGGCGTTCACTTGCCAGACGCGGCGCCAATAAAAATGGTCCGTATTCCGACACAGAAATAA